The genomic region CAAGAAGACCGGAGCGGGCATTCTCGAACCGGTCTACCCGAATGCACCGGAGCCGAACCGGCCAGGCGCGACCGTGGCCCGGTACATGGCCTCAAGCCGATTCTCGAGATCGCCCGAATGTACAGAGGCCGGATTCCCCGGCTTCCGCTGGACGCGGTTTCCGACGTCACCAGCTTCGAACTCGGTTGACACTCTCTCCGCACCCCATACGATGATGCCCGACGATCGACTTGTCCACCGGGACACTGGTGATGAGCTCAGACAACCCTCAGGATCGGCCGAGCACGGCATCCACCGAGCGGGCGACGGAAATCCAGTCGCCGGAAGGTCTCGGTGCCTCCCTCGACTTGTCGCTGCCCCGCCATGTGGCCCAACACGCCGCAGCCCCGAAGATCACCGGCTACGTGTTGGCGGAGTTGCTCGGAGAGGGAGCCTACGGCCAGGTCTGGCGGGCCTGGCAGCTTCGCACCCGCAAGGAGGTGGCCGTCAAGGTCTTCAAGAAGCGAGGCGGGCTCGACTGGATCTTCCTGCAGCGGGAGATCGAACGGCTCCTCCGCCTGGACCGGCATCCTCACGTGGTGACTCTGCTCGACGCCGGCCTGGACAGCGATCCGCCATTCTATGTGATCGACCTGTTGAGCGGCGGTTCCCTGCAGCAGTTCGTGCGCCCGGACGCACCCGCCGGCCGCACCAAGGTCATCGAGTGGGCTCGGCAGATGTGTGATGCCCTCGGCTACGTGCACCGCAAGGGCCTGATTCACTGTGATCTGAAGCCAGCCAACGTGCTCGTCGACGAGCAGGACCGGGTGCGCGTCGTCGACTTCGGACAGTCGCGCGTGTTCACCGAATCGGCGGCATCGCTGGGCACGCTTTTCTACATGGCCCCGGAGCAGGCCCGGGTCACCAAACTCGGCCAGCCGGTACAGCCGGACGTTCGCTGGGACGTGTATGCCTTGGGAGCGACGCTCTTCTCCATTCTCACCGGCCGTGTCTCGCACGCCACCGCAGTCAATATCGCGTCTCTTGACAACGCAGCGACCTTGGACGATCGGTTGGAAAGATACCGCGGCATGATCGCGGCCGCCCCGGTCACCGCAGGCGATCGCGAACTCGCAACCGCTGCCGGGACAGAGCTGGCGGCCGTGGTCGCCAAGTGCATGGCCCCAAAGCCGGAAGACCGTTACGACGCAATGGCCGAGATTCGCTCCGATCTCGACGCCATGGATCGCGGCAGGCCGGTGAGTCCGCTGGCCCATCATCGGCGATACCGCGTCCGGAAATTCGTGCAGCGGAATCCTCTCGGCGTGGCTCTGGCAGTGGCCGTCGTGGCACTGATGACCGGCGGGCTGATGCTCCGGGCCGAGCGGGAGAAAGGCGACCGCGCCGCCGCCACCGGTATTCTGACCCGTTTCGTCCAGGATCCCGCCCAGGCGGCCAGAGAGATCGCGCAGGCCTCGAAGCGAGTCAAGGCATTCCTGGCCGATGAGACAGCACGGTATGTGGCTTCACCGGCCTTCACCGAGCGGATCAAGGGGGCACGCGCCGGCCCCTGGTCAAACCCGGTTGCGTTCTGGGAATCCGTTGACGGCGGACTGCTCTTCAAGCACGGCGAGTGGCTCGAATTGGCGACGATGCAATGGCCGGAGCCGGCGACTCTGTTCGCGCAACTCAAAGCCAAGGCAATCTCGGGCAGCAGTCGGCAGAAGTACACCGCATTCTGCCTGATCGGCCAGAAGGGGGGACAAGAAGCCGAGCTGGCGGAGTTGTGCGTCCAAGCCGTTCGCTCGGAGTCGAACCCCGGCGTGGTTTCGGCCGCTCGATGGGCGGCTGCACGGCTTGGCCGTCCCGAGCCGTGCCGTACCGCTGGGGATATCTTCGTGGACGATCTCTCCTCGCTGGCCTTCGTTCGAATTCCCGGCTGCGAGTCGTTCCAACGAGGCGTGCCGCCGACCGAGGCGGCCTCTCCGAACCAGGCGAAGCAGTCGCATCCGGGGCGCCCGGTCGCCTCATTCTACCTGGCGACGACAGAGGTGACGGCAGGTGCGTTTACCGCCTTCATGAGCGATCCTGCCGAAGCCGACCGGATGAAGGCCCTCATCGAGGCATCCCCGCAGCTGCGCGAACCGCTGGCCCTGTGTACCCAGGCCCTTCAGGCCCAGATCGATCGCGCGGGCCTGGAAGAGCCGGCGGGCTGGCTGAGCCTGGATACAGCCCGCAGCTACTGCGCGTGGCTGAACGTCAGAGGCGCGGCGGCCGCTCCGAGGCGACGGTATCGACTGCCTGCCGAGGATGAGTGGGAGTATGCCTGCCGGGCCGAGAACCCGGGCTGGTTCTGCTTCGGCGACCGTGAGAACGATGTGCCGCTGTTCGCCAACTGCTGCGGCTTCCACACCGCGGGATTCTCGCCACCGGTCGGACAGAAGATGCCCAACATGTTCGGGCTGTTCGATATGCATGGCAACCTCTGGGAATGGACCGACAGCCGCATGCCTCCAGAGGCCATCTCGGATCCGCGAAT from Phycisphaerae bacterium harbors:
- a CDS encoding SUMF1/EgtB/PvdO family nonheme iron enzyme → MSSDNPQDRPSTASTERATEIQSPEGLGASLDLSLPRHVAQHAAAPKITGYVLAELLGEGAYGQVWRAWQLRTRKEVAVKVFKKRGGLDWIFLQREIERLLRLDRHPHVVTLLDAGLDSDPPFYVIDLLSGGSLQQFVRPDAPAGRTKVIEWARQMCDALGYVHRKGLIHCDLKPANVLVDEQDRVRVVDFGQSRVFTESAASLGTLFYMAPEQARVTKLGQPVQPDVRWDVYALGATLFSILTGRVSHATAVNIASLDNAATLDDRLERYRGMIAAAPVTAGDRELATAAGTELAAVVAKCMAPKPEDRYDAMAEIRSDLDAMDRGRPVSPLAHHRRYRVRKFVQRNPLGVALAVAVVALMTGGLMLRAEREKGDRAAATGILTRFVQDPAQAAREIAQASKRVKAFLADETARYVASPAFTERIKGARAGPWSNPVAFWESVDGGLLFKHGEWLELATMQWPEPATLFAQLKAKAISGSSRQKYTAFCLIGQKGGQEAELAELCVQAVRSESNPGVVSAARWAAARLGRPEPCRTAGDIFVDDLSSLAFVRIPGCESFQRGVPPTEAASPNQAKQSHPGRPVASFYLATTEVTAGAFTAFMSDPAEADRMKALIEASPQLREPLALCTQALQAQIDRAGLEEPAGWLSLDTARSYCAWLNVRGAAAAPRRRYRLPAEDEWEYACRAENPGWFCFGDRENDVPLFANCCGFHTAGFSPPVGQKMPNMFGLFDMHGNLWEWTDSRMPPEAISDPRIAPEQASRLYILRGGAYYSPSLVCSSAQRNYSDASQPSMYWGFRIVMEMVGK